From the genome of Dehalobacter sp. 12DCB1, one region includes:
- a CDS encoding CoA-binding protein, translating to MSSVTDFLDQRTLAVVGVSRSEKKFSHRLYKSLKKRGYNVFAVNPNTDSIDGEICYENLQSLPQKADGVVIVIPPDQTNKVVRDAVEAGVKHIWIQQGAESKEAIDFCTENQINVIHDQCVLMFAEPSFPHSFHRSILKVFGKLPK from the coding sequence ATGAGCTCAGTCACTGATTTTCTAGACCAGCGTACTTTAGCTGTGGTCGGGGTATCCAGATCCGAAAAGAAGTTCTCGCATAGGCTGTATAAATCGTTAAAAAAGAGAGGGTATAATGTTTTTGCCGTAAATCCCAATACGGACAGTATTGACGGCGAGATCTGCTATGAAAACCTTCAGTCTTTGCCGCAGAAAGCCGACGGCGTAGTGATCGTTATCCCTCCGGACCAAACCAATAAGGTCGTTAGGGACGCGGTAGAAGCCGGAGTCAAACATATCTGGATTCAGCAGGGGGCTGAATCCAAAGAGGCTATAGACTTTTGTACGGAAAATCAGATAAACGTCATCCATGACCAATGCGTCCTAATGTTTGCAGAACCATCGTTTCCTCATTCGTTCCACCGGTCCATACTGAAGGTGTTTGGAAAACTTCCAAAATAA
- a CDS encoding lipid II flippase Amj family protein produces the protein MEKMLIELMILTVVIHLVDTLAYSVRLNSVKSGQVALSFSLFNMFVLVSRTANMFQGPLIASIVGLSIAQGLNPASDLRSVIFAATAGTLFGILLIPTFLKIFEIAVKRLELAGSVPSLVVEALQANNIKRIVKSAVRPSKTMLERLRYREIPKRLLVINVLVTGIYTIGVLAANYSALLVPEQAALAAAASSGIINGMASILLTFFIDPKSAIITDQALRGIRPYADVKALVIMLIATKLIGTLLGQVLFLPAAQIIASFYM, from the coding sequence ATGGAAAAGATGCTAATAGAATTAATGATTCTCACAGTTGTCATTCATCTTGTCGATACCCTGGCCTACTCTGTACGCTTAAATTCTGTAAAAAGCGGACAGGTTGCTTTATCCTTTTCTCTTTTTAACATGTTTGTTCTTGTTTCCCGGACAGCCAACATGTTTCAAGGACCGTTAATTGCAAGCATTGTTGGTTTAAGTATAGCGCAAGGACTGAACCCGGCCAGTGATTTGCGGTCGGTTATTTTTGCAGCGACAGCAGGGACCTTATTTGGAATCTTGCTCATACCTACATTCTTAAAGATATTTGAAATTGCTGTTAAACGTTTAGAATTAGCCGGTTCTGTACCTTCCTTGGTTGTCGAGGCCCTGCAGGCAAATAATATTAAGCGAATTGTAAAAAGTGCTGTACGGCCTTCGAAGACAATGTTGGAAAGACTAAGGTATAGAGAGATACCCAAAAGGTTACTTGTTATCAATGTTTTGGTTACAGGCATATATACCATTGGGGTCCTTGCCGCTAATTACTCAGCTCTTCTGGTCCCGGAGCAAGCAGCACTAGCAGCAGCAGCTTCATCAGGAATCATTAATGGCATGGCAAGTATTCTACTTACTTTTTTTATCGACCCAAAATCAGCAATTATTACAGACCAGGCATTGAGAGGAATAAGGCCTTATGCTGATGTGAAAGCATTGGTCATTATGCTTATTGCTACAAAACTAATTGGCACATTATTGGGGCAAGTGCTGTTTTTGCCGGCCGCCCAGATTATTGCAAGCTTTTACATGTAG
- a CDS encoding saccharopine dehydrogenase NADP-binding domain-containing protein encodes MMSKILILGGTGQTGRLISRHLLQYSEATVTIGTRYPDKAQVFVDELNQQYPGLRASAVYANASEAESLRTAFKDQSIVVVAAPTTAYTEIVAQAALQAGIDYLDVQLGSKKFAYLQSLATEIKSAGRTFITEAGFHPGLPSALVRYVATHMDSIESAITAGYLNMGKDLPYTEAVDELVECFKEYQAQVYKNGQWTKKSSYEIRKIDFGSDIGLKLCYSMFFEELQPLPELYPSLKDLGFYISESHWVTDWVVMPVVWMWLKIMPNAVRSIGKFLWWSMGTFHKPPYRVELLVRASGSKDGQMIQPHVSVSHPDGYELTAIPVVATLLQYLDGSARKPGLWMMGHLAEPNRLLKDMEKMGVKCISSFS; translated from the coding sequence ATGATGTCTAAAATCCTTATCCTAGGTGGGACAGGTCAAACTGGCAGATTGATATCGCGTCATCTATTGCAGTATTCCGAAGCTACCGTTACAATTGGGACACGATATCCCGACAAGGCACAGGTATTTGTTGATGAGCTGAATCAACAGTACCCCGGTTTACGTGCATCGGCTGTTTATGCAAACGCATCAGAAGCGGAATCCTTACGAACAGCGTTTAAAGACCAGTCTATCGTTGTGGTCGCAGCACCCACGACCGCCTATACCGAAATCGTGGCCCAGGCTGCGCTTCAGGCTGGGATTGATTATCTCGATGTGCAGCTTGGCTCTAAGAAATTTGCTTATTTGCAGTCCCTTGCTACAGAAATCAAAAGCGCTGGAAGAACTTTTATCACGGAGGCCGGGTTCCATCCTGGGCTTCCTTCCGCACTGGTTCGTTACGTGGCTACCCATATGGACTCAATTGAAAGCGCCATAACAGCCGGCTATCTCAATATGGGGAAAGATCTTCCTTATACCGAAGCAGTTGACGAATTGGTTGAGTGTTTCAAAGAATATCAGGCTCAGGTCTATAAGAACGGACAATGGACGAAAAAAAGCTCCTATGAAATACGTAAAATAGATTTTGGGAGCGACATTGGATTGAAACTGTGCTATTCTATGTTCTTTGAGGAATTGCAGCCGCTGCCGGAGTTATACCCCTCGCTCAAGGATCTTGGCTTTTATATATCGGAGTCACACTGGGTGACAGACTGGGTGGTTATGCCAGTTGTCTGGATGTGGCTAAAGATCATGCCAAACGCTGTCAGATCCATTGGTAAGTTTTTATGGTGGAGCATGGGTACTTTTCACAAACCGCCTTATCGGGTTGAACTTCTGGTTAGGGCATCTGGATCTAAAGATGGGCAGATGATTCAACCCCACGTCAGCGTTTCTCATCCCGATGGTTACGAATTAACAGCTATCCCTGTTGTTGCAACTTTATTGCAATACTTGGATGGTTCTGCCCGTAAGCCTGGACTTTGGATGATGGGACATTTGGCTGAACCCAATCGTCTTCTAAAGGATATGGAAAAAATGGGTGTGAAATGCATATCAAGCTTTTCATAA
- a CDS encoding DUF4352 domain-containing protein: protein MANKSIYKRWWFWLLSIIVIIILVQACSGGKSTPAPTPAPNSSTPQTSTPQEYKLNDEVKAGNIGYAASEVKRSTKIGQNQYLQKTTENEYLLIKVKVSNNDKETRTIDTSLFKLKDAEGKEYSAMAEADMYVNTDNSFFLAQVNPGTSKSGYIVFEIPKNLKGLKLQVSSGLGWSGGQYQIINLGQ, encoded by the coding sequence ATGGCAAATAAATCTATCTATAAACGATGGTGGTTTTGGCTATTAAGTATCATAGTAATTATCATACTTGTCCAAGCATGTAGTGGCGGTAAGTCTACCCCTGCTCCGACTCCCGCTCCAAATTCGTCTACCCCTCAAACTTCCACTCCCCAGGAATATAAGCTAAATGATGAGGTTAAGGCAGGAAATATTGGGTATGCTGCAAGCGAGGTAAAAAGGAGTACTAAAATCGGGCAAAATCAATATTTGCAAAAAACAACCGAAAATGAATATTTACTAATAAAAGTAAAGGTATCAAATAACGATAAAGAGACTCGTACTATTGATACTAGTTTATTTAAGTTAAAAGATGCTGAAGGCAAAGAATATTCTGCAATGGCTGAAGCAGACATGTATGTAAACACCGATAATAGTTTCTTTCTAGCCCAGGTAAACCCGGGAACAAGCAAAAGTGGATATATTGTATTTGAAATTCCTAAGAACCTAAAAGGTTTAAAATTACAAGTTTCAAGTGGTTTAGGATGGTCTGGTGGACAGTACCAGATAATAAACCTTGGTCAATAG
- a CDS encoding DUF3788 domain-containing protein, which yields MNWSELFNANQQPTYEDIKEFIGQGGPFWSELLAYIDFRYQVQPKMSYSKCSAQPGWNVKYQKNSKSLCTLYPMEGYFIALVVVGAKEEEEVEMALGTFTPYVQNLYRKTSFSCGGRWLMIEVRDKSVLDDIKSLIAIRVKTKGTVG from the coding sequence ATGAACTGGAGTGAGTTATTTAACGCCAATCAGCAGCCGACTTATGAAGACATAAAAGAATTTATTGGTCAAGGGGGACCATTTTGGTCTGAACTACTTGCATATATTGATTTCAGATATCAAGTTCAACCCAAAATGTCGTATAGTAAATGTTCTGCTCAGCCGGGTTGGAATGTAAAATATCAAAAGAATAGTAAATCATTATGTACCCTATATCCAATGGAAGGATATTTTATTGCGTTAGTTGTTGTAGGGGCAAAGGAGGAAGAAGAGGTAGAAATGGCACTAGGGACATTCACACCATATGTTCAAAACTTATACAGGAAAACGTCTTTTTCCTGTGGTGGACGTTGGCTAATGATAGAGGTAAGAGATAAGTCTGTACTCGATGATATTAAGAGCTTAATCGCAATAAGGGTAAAGACCAAAGGTACGGTGGGCTAA
- a CDS encoding helix-turn-helix transcriptional regulator — protein sequence MNDNIQLKNRLKVARAEKNLSQEHLAILAGVTRQTISSIETGQYCPTAKLALILSKVLNKQFEDLFYFEEVIENGQ from the coding sequence TTGAATGATAATATTCAGCTTAAAAATCGATTAAAAGTCGCCCGAGCAGAAAAGAATCTTTCGCAGGAACATCTTGCAATTCTTGCAGGCGTAACAAGACAAACAATTAGTTCTATTGAGACAGGTCAATACTGTCCGACAGCAAAATTAGCATTAATCCTATCAAAAGTTCTTAATAAACAATTTGAAGACTTATTCTATTTTGAGGAGGTTATAGAAAATGGCCAGTAA
- a CDS encoding sigma-70 family RNA polymerase sigma factor — MFDIDDIYKEYAETVFKFLIILCNDEDTAEELTQETFYRAIKSANRYDGTCKVSTWLCQIAKHLWYQEIDKRSRKETSMLNDNIVSNKLNPEEELCLIEDKMQLIKAVHILDETAKEIVLLRITGAFSFREIGEVFNKNENWARVTFYRAKQKIMKGRS; from the coding sequence ATGTTCGACATAGATGACATTTATAAGGAATATGCAGAGACAGTCTTTAAATTTTTGATCATTCTTTGTAACGATGAGGATACTGCGGAAGAGCTCACGCAGGAGACCTTTTACCGTGCAATAAAATCAGCTAATCGATATGACGGTACATGCAAAGTCTCGACATGGCTTTGCCAAATTGCAAAACATCTGTGGTATCAAGAAATTGATAAAAGAAGCCGCAAAGAAACATCTATGCTTAATGACAATATTGTTTCCAACAAATTGAATCCGGAGGAAGAATTATGTCTGATAGAAGATAAAATGCAACTTATCAAAGCAGTACATATTCTCGATGAAACTGCAAAGGAGATAGTTCTCTTACGCATCACGGGTGCATTTTCTTTTAGAGAAATTGGGGAAGTATTCAACAAAAATGAAAACTGGGCAAGAGTCACTTTTTATCGTGCAAAACAAAAAATTATGAAAGGAAGATCGTAA
- a CDS encoding zf-HC2 domain-containing protein translates to MKCEIIKDLLPSYIDGLTSSESNLEIEEHFNNCPQCKEIFEQMKAEVRVENTEYNKEKIKPFKKLNRKVLKAVLITLAVCALAVVSYFYFFAFGWRVNSNDMNISYAYKDDKIQFEFELTDGRVLNAWTHLDADNIHVNTIQFTECFSSILDDRGEYPNKFFYGIHCTTYNGNKVQFTQDDCVILRFKDKTETFYLREIAKELNIM, encoded by the coding sequence ATGAAATGTGAAATTATAAAAGACCTGTTACCAAGCTATATTGATGGTTTGACCAGCTCTGAAAGCAATCTGGAAATCGAAGAGCATTTTAATAATTGTCCTCAGTGTAAGGAAATTTTTGAGCAAATGAAAGCAGAGGTTAGGGTAGAAAATACCGAATACAACAAAGAAAAAATCAAACCATTCAAAAAGCTGAATCGAAAAGTTTTAAAAGCAGTTCTCATCACCCTGGCAGTCTGTGCCTTGGCGGTAGTATCTTATTTCTATTTCTTTGCATTTGGCTGGAGAGTAAATTCCAATGATATGAACATCTCATATGCTTATAAAGATGACAAAATTCAATTTGAATTTGAACTGACAGATGGCAGGGTTCTTAATGCTTGGACTCATCTGGACGCGGACAACATTCATGTTAATACGATTCAGTTTACGGAATGTTTCAGCAGTATCTTAGATGACAGAGGCGAATATCCGAACAAGTTTTTCTATGGCATACACTGTACCACTTATAACGGCAATAAAGTACAATTTACTCAGGATGATTGCGTTATCTTACGATTTAAGGACAAAACGGAAACTTTCTATTTGAGGGAAATAGCGAAAGAATTAAATATAATGTAA
- a CDS encoding nitrogen fixation protein NifH, whose amino-acid sequence MRDWKSKLKADPINWLLEDENPSVRYFTLKDILDKPEHDPEVQQVKHNIMQSSIVPYILGKQQEAEYLKTYSKFYLDKYKGLAWQLIVLAEMGAEANSQIIEQCEYILNNSQEAEDGGFAMNMAAKKGGGRISEVLPCLTGNMVWSLIHFGYLDDPRLQKAIYWITRFMRFNDGVEDNPQSPPYDRLEICWGKHTCFMGIVKALRGLSAIPQEKRTSKINDTINKSVEFLLIHHIYKRSHNLSKTSKPGWLKFSFPLMYQTDVLEILDILTELGIADDRMNDALNIILTRQDDMGRWRIENTSNTDRLLIPLEQKGEQSKWITLRAIRVLKRYKRG is encoded by the coding sequence GTGCGCGATTGGAAATCCAAACTTAAAGCAGACCCAATTAATTGGTTGCTGGAAGATGAAAACCCTTCTGTGCGGTATTTTACATTAAAGGATATTCTAGACAAGCCGGAACACGATCCAGAAGTACAGCAAGTGAAGCATAATATCATGCAATCCAGTATAGTACCATATATTCTAGGGAAACAGCAGGAGGCTGAGTATCTTAAAACATATTCCAAATTTTATCTTGATAAATATAAAGGTCTTGCATGGCAACTAATTGTGCTTGCGGAGATGGGCGCTGAGGCCAATTCACAGATTATAGAACAATGCGAATACATACTCAATAATTCGCAGGAAGCCGAGGACGGCGGTTTTGCTATGAATATGGCGGCGAAGAAGGGCGGCGGCAGGATAAGTGAAGTTCTCCCATGCCTTACAGGGAATATGGTATGGAGCCTGATACACTTTGGCTACCTTGACGATCCGAGATTACAGAAGGCGATTTATTGGATTACCCGCTTTATGCGTTTTAATGACGGTGTTGAAGATAATCCACAAAGTCCGCCATACGACCGACTTGAAATATGTTGGGGCAAGCACACCTGTTTTATGGGCATAGTCAAGGCGCTTAGAGGATTAAGTGCCATACCACAGGAAAAAAGGACAAGCAAAATAAATGATACCATAAACAAATCTGTCGAATTTCTCTTAATTCACCATATTTATAAACGTAGCCATAATTTAAGTAAAACTTCCAAGCCTGGATGGTTAAAATTCAGTTTTCCTTTGATGTACCAGACCGATGTGCTGGAAATATTAGATATTCTAACGGAGCTTGGTATAGCAGACGACCGCATGAATGATGCCTTAAATATCATCCTTACAAGACAGGATGACATGGGCAGATGGAGAATAGAAAACACATCCAACACTGACCGCTTGCTTATCCCATTGGAGCAAAAAGGTGAACAAAGTAAATGGATTACGCTTAGGGCTATAAGAGTATTAAAACGATATAAGAGGGGTTGA
- a CDS encoding nitrous oxide-stimulated promoter family protein, with amino-acid sequence MSTDSKRRRRERVTVEKMINIYCKKTHTPQNRRCEDCERLYKYSSKKIEQCMFGENKPVCARCKIHCYKLEMRVEIKKVMRYSGPRMLFRHPILTLYHIIDSKRSNRKA; translated from the coding sequence ATGAGTACAGATAGCAAAAGGCGAAGAAGAGAACGGGTAACGGTTGAGAAAATGATTAATATTTATTGCAAGAAAACCCATACCCCACAAAATAGAAGGTGTGAAGACTGTGAGAGATTATATAAATATTCAAGCAAGAAAATAGAACAATGCATGTTTGGTGAGAACAAACCAGTCTGTGCAAGATGTAAAATACATTGTTATAAGCTAGAAATGAGAGTAGAAATAAAGAAAGTTATGAGGTATTCTGGGCCAAGGATGCTGTTTAGGCACCCAATATTAACGTTATATCACATAATAGATTCTAAGAGGAGTAATAGGAAAGCATGA
- a CDS encoding DUF1697 domain-containing protein yields the protein MRYIALLRGINVGGKNKVSMHDLKNCFENAGFINTRTYINSGNVIFDSEQQSIIDLSNNCHDILEKKFDFPIGLALIDVHTLKEALEHVPDWWGDDPKSKHNAIFVIQPATAEEIIEDAGKIKPEYEQLYAYKEIIFWSAPLKTFSRTRWSKIVGTKAYQYITIRNANTTKKLLELAQS from the coding sequence ATGAGATATATTGCACTACTCCGAGGAATAAATGTTGGCGGAAAAAACAAAGTTTCTATGCATGATTTGAAAAACTGTTTCGAGAATGCAGGTTTTATAAATACGCGGACTTATATAAATAGCGGTAATGTCATCTTTGACAGTGAACAACAAAGTATCATAGATCTATCAAATAATTGCCATGATATTCTGGAGAAGAAATTTGACTTTCCTATAGGCTTAGCATTAATTGATGTTCATACATTAAAAGAGGCATTAGAGCATGTTCCTGATTGGTGGGGAGATGATCCAAAGTCAAAACATAATGCCATATTTGTAATCCAACCTGCCACAGCGGAAGAAATTATTGAAGATGCAGGAAAAATAAAGCCAGAGTATGAACAACTTTATGCCTATAAAGAGATTATATTTTGGTCAGCTCCATTAAAAACATTTTCTAGAACCCGGTGGTCAAAGATAGTTGGAACAAAGGCATATCAATATATTACAATTCGAAACGCAAATACAACAAAGAAGTTATTGGAATTGGCACAATCATAA
- a CDS encoding TIGR01777 family oxidoreductase: MNVLIFGGTGFVGSNLANKLLENGYQVYIVTRNPQKTANRLGNKIQVIEWDNFSSLSLTYNLDQIDVVINLAGESIGNRRWTNSVKEEIIASRIRTTGIIVAAINNGAIQPKVLINASAVGYYGPREDEEITESEEVGQDFLAHVCRDWENEAYKAQSDLTRVVTIRIGVVLGNEGALERMALPFKFYIGGPLGNGSQWLSWIHVQDLISMIRFIIEHQELAGPINAVAPNPVKMRDFSKILGKVLNRPSWLPVPEFLLRIALGQMSEMLLNGQRAVPEKILSTDFTYRFPKLKEALENALGNRSGV, from the coding sequence ATGAATGTTTTAATTTTTGGTGGGACAGGTTTTGTAGGAAGTAATCTGGCAAATAAATTACTTGAGAATGGATACCAGGTATATATCGTAACGAGGAATCCTCAAAAAACTGCTAACCGATTAGGAAATAAAATTCAGGTAATCGAATGGGACAATTTTTCTTCTCTATCATTAACTTATAATTTGGATCAAATCGACGTAGTAATCAATCTAGCGGGTGAGTCGATTGGAAATCGTCGATGGACCAATTCAGTAAAAGAGGAGATCATTGCGAGCAGGATTAGAACAACTGGCATAATAGTTGCTGCTATTAATAATGGTGCAATTCAACCCAAAGTTCTAATAAACGCTTCAGCAGTTGGATATTATGGACCCCGCGAGGATGAAGAGATAACCGAGTCTGAAGAAGTGGGGCAGGATTTTCTAGCACATGTATGCCGTGATTGGGAAAATGAAGCATATAAGGCCCAAAGTGATTTAACCAGAGTAGTGACCATTCGGATTGGGGTGGTTTTAGGAAACGAAGGTGCACTAGAAAGAATGGCACTACCATTTAAATTCTACATAGGTGGCCCATTGGGTAATGGAAGTCAGTGGCTCTCCTGGATACATGTTCAGGATCTAATAAGTATGATAAGGTTTATTATCGAACATCAGGAGCTAGCTGGACCAATAAATGCTGTTGCTCCAAATCCAGTAAAAATGAGAGATTTTAGCAAGATACTAGGGAAAGTTTTGAATAGACCATCATGGTTACCAGTCCCGGAATTTTTATTAAGAATAGCATTAGGACAAATGTCAGAAATGTTATTAAATGGACAACGTGCTGTACCGGAAAAAATTCTAAGTACTGATTTTACATATAGGTTTCCAAAGTTGAAGGAAGCTTTAGAAAATGCTCTGGGGAACCGGAGCGGCGTCTAA
- a CDS encoding DUF2442 domain-containing protein, with protein sequence MFHKVIQVVPTSDFKVYIYFVDGKIKLFDASELIKKGVFQQLQNIELFINSCTVLNDTLAWDITGKFDPNNCLDLDPEELYNSCPEVTEPKVNIV encoded by the coding sequence ATGTTTCATAAAGTTATACAAGTAGTACCAACAAGTGATTTCAAAGTATATATTTATTTTGTTGATGGAAAGATTAAGCTTTTCGATGCTTCAGAGCTCATCAAAAAGGGAGTTTTTCAACAACTTCAGAATATCGAGCTATTTATAAATTCATGTACAGTTCTTAATGACACTTTGGCTTGGGATATCACTGGGAAGTTTGATCCCAATAACTGTTTAGATTTAGATCCCGAGGAACTATATAATTCATGTCCAGAGGTGACAGAGCCTAAAGTTAATATAGTCTAG
- a CDS encoding DUF4160 domain-containing protein, with amino-acid sequence MPIVSEFYGIKIMMFWNEHVPPHFHAEYGENKILVDIQNATVLKGIFPSKQLKLVLAWCEIHREELIVNWENGRENNQFIRIDPLK; translated from the coding sequence ATGCCAATAGTAAGCGAATTCTACGGTATAAAAATCATGATGTTTTGGAATGAGCATGTTCCACCTCATTTCCATGCAGAGTATGGAGAAAATAAAATATTAGTTGACATACAGAATGCGACCGTATTAAAGGGGATATTCCCATCAAAACAATTAAAACTTGTTCTTGCATGGTGCGAGATTCATAGGGAAGAATTAATAGTTAATTGGGAAAACGGCAGAGAAAACAATCAGTTTATTAGGATAGACCCGCTGAAATAA
- a CDS encoding zf-HC2 domain-containing protein, with protein MLKCYIVKDLLPGYVDGLLGDETTAEVKQHLKECEDCRSDYEKMKSPVKTPLPPTTDKEVDYLKKVRRKALGIAVCLFVIGILIGIAGIYIGETDDAPGAALIGILLMIGLVVLGVRAVWRRR; from the coding sequence ATGCTGAAATGCTATATTGTCAAAGACTTATTGCCGGGTTATGTCGACGGACTGCTCGGCGATGAAACGACAGCGGAGGTTAAGCAGCATTTGAAGGAATGTGAGGACTGCCGCTCGGACTATGAAAAGATGAAATCTCCTGTCAAGACACCGCTGCCGCCAACAACTGATAAAGAGGTTGACTATTTGAAGAAAGTTAGGCGCAAGGCGTTGGGCATCGCTGTCTGCCTCTTTGTCATCGGTATATTGATTGGCATTGCAGGTATTTACATTGGCGAAACCGATGACGCGCCCGGAGCTGCTCTAATTGGTATCTTGCTGATGATAGGCTTAGTGGTGCTTGGTGTAAGAGCCGTTTGGCGCAGACGCTGA
- a CDS encoding sigma-70 family RNA polymerase sigma factor: MGDRIEEIYKEHARSVYKFLLSLSHDVDTAEELTQETFYRAVYSIHKYNGSCKISVWLCQIAKHVWYQELRKRNRNAAQELTEDIPESSTPEQSALLTSDKLFLYKAIHTLSEPMREVVHMRLSGEFSFSEIGEVLGKSENWARTTFYRAKQKIMEVLSC, encoded by the coding sequence GTGGGTGACCGCATTGAAGAAATATACAAAGAACACGCCCGAAGCGTATACAAGTTCTTGCTCTCCCTGTCTCACGATGTGGATACGGCGGAAGAACTGACTCAGGAAACTTTTTATCGCGCCGTTTATTCTATTCACAAATATAATGGCAGCTGTAAAATATCAGTTTGGCTCTGTCAGATTGCTAAACATGTTTGGTATCAGGAATTACGGAAGCGAAACCGAAACGCCGCGCAGGAACTGACTGAAGATATACCTGAGTCGTCGACGCCCGAACAATCGGCTCTGCTGACCAGTGATAAGTTATTCTTGTATAAGGCAATCCATACTTTGAGCGAGCCGATGAGGGAAGTTGTCCATATGAGGCTTTCCGGCGAGTTCTCCTTTTCCGAAATCGGGGAAGTCCTCGGCAAAAGCGAAAACTGGGCGCGGACAACTTTTTACAGGGCAAAGCAAAAAATAATGGAGGTGTTGTCATGCTGA
- a CDS encoding DUF3784 domain-containing protein: protein MIVAYILAGLMFVLSIILLSGRGSWLIAGYNTMSKEQQSKYDRKKLTRATGIMLMITSIAIMALAFSLINAIVYIIIVFVSVVMLVIYTNKYCLKPSSDNKETDLRINREKESQSKLK, encoded by the coding sequence ATGATTGTCGCATATATATTAGCAGGGTTGATGTTTGTATTATCAATAATCTTGCTATCAGGAAGAGGGAGCTGGCTAATTGCCGGGTATAATACGATGAGTAAAGAGCAACAGAGCAAATATGATAGAAAGAAGCTAACCCGAGCTACAGGTATAATGTTAATGATAACTTCGATAGCAATTATGGCCTTAGCTTTCTCACTTATTAACGCCATTGTCTATATTATTATTGTTTTTGTTTCGGTGGTCATGTTAGTCATTTATACGAATAAGTATTGTCTGAAACCTAGTTCTGATAACAAAGAAACCGATTTAAGAATTAATAGAGAAAAAGAATCTCAGTCCAAGTTGAAATGA